Proteins from one Impatiens glandulifera chromosome 2, dImpGla2.1, whole genome shotgun sequence genomic window:
- the LOC124927958 gene encoding CBL-interacting serine/threonine-protein kinase 14-like has protein sequence MQATMDDNHANTTPSAAGIKDGSETVILFGKYEIGRLLGHGAFAKVYHARNIETGQSVAIKVICKRKLIKGGLSLMANVKREITIMRRLCHRHIVRLFEVLATKTTIYFAMEFAKGGELFAKVAKGRFSEDLSRRYFQQLISAVGFCHSNGVYHRDLKPENLLLDDNWELKVTDFGLSAVRDQVHSDGLLHTLCGTPAYVAPEILAKKGYDGAKVDVWSCGVILFVLSAGYLPFNDRNLMVMYSKIYKAEFRCPKWISSDTKRFLHRLLDPNPQTRITIDEIILDPWFRTGYIEETNIINSIEFDLIGHNEREYLNAFDLISFSSGIDLTGLFNKAYSVSKERFVSGEEPETIVSKMEEVAKGEGVGVTIKDGWGLKMEGQNGNFVAAVEIRRLNRDLVVVEIRRRESDVGPSQRIWNDKIKPKLLGLIFQSERRVDVCDGDGGGGG, from the coding sequence ATGCAGGCGACCATGGATGATAATCACGCAAATACAACTCCGTCCGCCGCCGGGATTAAGGACGGATCTGAAACGGTGATTCTCTTCGGGAAATACGAGATTGGAAGGTTATTAGGACATGGAGCTTTCGCCAAGGTATACCACGCTCGTAACATCGAGACAGGACAAAGCGTGGCGATTAAGGTTATATGTAAGAGGAAATTGATCAAAGGAGGTTTATCTCTAATGGCTAATGTTAAGAGAGAGATTACTATCATGAGACGATTATGTCACCGTCATATCGTGCGTTTGTTTGAAGTTCTTGCAACGAAGACGACGATCTATTTCGCGATGGAATTTGCTAAAGGAGGTGAGTTATTTGCTAAAGTTGCTAAAGGACGATTTAGCGAAGATCTAAGTCGTAGATATTTTCAACAGTTGATATCCGCTGTTGGATTTTGTCATTCAAATGGTGTGTATCATCGAGATTTGAAACCGGAGAATCTTCTTCTTGATGATAATTGGGAGCTTAAGGTTACGGATTTTGGTTTAAGTGCTGTTAGAGATCAAGTTCATTCAGATGGTCTTCTTCATACGTTGTGTGGAACTCCGGCTTATGTTGCACCGGAGATTTTAGCGAAGAAAGGATACGATGGTGCAAAGGTTGATGTTTGGTCGTGTGGAGTTATACTTTTTGTACTCAGTGCTGGGTATCTTCCATTTAATGATAGGAATTTGATGGttatgtattcgaagatctataAAGCTGAATTTCGTTGCCCGAAATGGATATCATCTGATACAAAGAGATTTCTTCATCGTCTTCTTGATCCGAATCCTCAAACTAGGATTACTATTGATGAGATAATTCTCGATCCATGGTTTAGAACTGGGTATATTGAGgaaactaatattattaattccattgaatttgatttgattggtCATAATGAAAGAGAATACTTAAATGCTTTTGATCTGATTTCATTCTCATCTGGGATTGATCTAACTGGGCTTTTCAACAAGGCGTATTCAGTTTCGAAAGAGAGATTTGTATCGGGGGAGGAACCGGAAACGATTGTTTCGAAAATGGAGGAGGTGGCGAAGGGGGAAGGGGTTGGAGTTACGATTAAGGATGGTTGGGGATTGAAGATGGAAGGACAGAATGGTAATTTTGTAGCGGCGGTGGAGATACGGCGGCTTAATAGGGATCTGGTTGTGGTTGAGATTCGGAGAAGAGAAAGTGATGTTGGACCGAGCCAACGGATATGGAATGATAAAATTAAGCCGAAGTTGTTGGGATTAATTTTTCAATCGGAAAGACGGGTCGATGTTTGCGATGGCGATGGCGGCGGTGGTGGTTAA